CTTCCCGAATTCTTCCGAACCGCACCCTTCACCCTCGATGAGGCACGAGCGGCCGGCAGCAGTTACGGCCAGCTTTGCCACCGTGACGTAGTGACACTCAGCCGCGGCATCAAGTCGCTAAAGAATTGCGCCGATGTGCCGCTCGCACTGCTGACGCGCCCCTACACGCAGGTCACCGGCTATGCCGCGGCATCCCATGCGACCGCATTCACGATTTGGCAATTCCCGGGCTTTCTCCCCGGTGCAACGGCTCCCACGATCCACATATCCCGTCAGTTCCCACACGCTTCCATGCGCCGCGAGGGCGTCAGTGGACACCGCACCCGCCTATTCAGTGATGAGGTGACAAGCCTCAATGGCCTTTGGATCACCACCCGAAGCCGAACGTGGCTGGATTGTGCCCACGCCATGTCCTTGGACGAACTTGTCATCGCAGCAGACCACCTGTTGCGGATTCCGCGGCCGCAGTACGAGGGCCGCGACACCCCGTACGCCACCGTCCCGGCTCTAACCGCGCTTCTTGACAGCCACCACGGAATGCGTGGACTTGTAAAAGCCCGCCAGGCACTCCGGCTGGCGAGGGTCGGTTGCGATTCCCCTCCGGAGACACGCCTCCGCCTGGCCGTCGTGCGTGCAGGTCTTCCTGAACCGCGATTCAATGTTGCTGTCCAGCTGGCCCCCGGGTTGGAGCGAACACCCGACCAGTCCTATCCGGACTACAAGGTCGCCGTCGAATACGACGGCGCAACGCATGCCGATCCCGCCCAAGTGGTCAAGGATGTCACCCGGGAGGAGGATTTTGCGAGAGGCGGCTGGAAAGAGGTGCGCATCATGAAGAGCCACATGGCCAATGACGCCGAGGAAGCCGTTAGCAAGATCCGCAACGCCCTTTATGATCGCGGCTGGCGACCGAGCGGCGATCAATAACACAGCACTTCGACCGAAAACGCCCCAAAAGGCTGAATTTGGTCCAATTTCTGCGTTATCGACGGGCCGGTCCAACAACTGCGCACTCGATTGGACGCGTGGGCTGGCGGCAGTCAGGCGGGGAGGGCGGCGCCGAAGGCCAGCTTGGGGACGAACCACAGCGACACGGCGGCCACGAGGGCCGTGACGCCACAGATGGCCCACACCGCCATGTAGCCGGCCAGGGGAGCCGCCGCGCCGCCCGTGCCGGCCGTCAGGGATCCCAGCGCCGAGCCGGCCAGTGCGATCCCGAAAATGCAGGAGGCGAAGGCGCCGCCGACGGTCTTCGTTGCGTTGGTCAGGCCCGTTGCCATGCCGGTCTGGGTCAGCGGCGCCGCTGCGGCCGCTGCCGACGGCAGTGCTGCCACCAGGGCGCCGCTGCCAATCCCCGCAATGACCATGTTGACGAGCACCTCGGCCATGGAGCCGTGGAAGGGCAGGAACAGCAGGTAGCCCACCGCCACGAGCAGCGCTGCGGCCATCAGCGTGAGGCGCGGGGTGGTCCATCTCGTGACCACCGGATACAGCAGCGCTCCCACCAGCAGCCCCAGGACGTACACGCCGATCAGGATCGAGACCAGCCCGGAACTGGCACCGAGGCCGTAGCCCACCGTGGCGGGATCGGTCCGCGCAAACGTGGACAGCGGGGCCTGCGCCCCGAGCACGGAGACGCCGAACAGGAACGCCGTCAGCTGGACGGGCCACATGCTGGCCTGCCGCAGAAGGCGGATGTCCACCATGGGGTCGTGGTGGCCGAGTTCGTGCCGCGTGTAGGGCACCAGGGCGGCAATTCCGAGGACGACGGCGGCCCACGCCCACCAGGTGCCCGGGCCGTTGATGCGCATGAAGGTCAGCCCGGCGGTGATGAGCAGCAGGGCCAGCGAGAGCAGGACCAGCCCCAGGGTGTCGATCCGCCCGCCCGTGCGGTTGGCGGATTCGGGCACCCCCAGGAGGATGACGAAGAAGCAGAGCGTCACGGCGATGGCCGGCACCATGAGCGTCAGCCACAGCCGGCCCGGCAGCGCTGCGCCGATGAAGCCGCCGGCCAGGGCACCGGCGATGACGCCAAATTCCAGCCCCGCCACGAGGATCCCGGCAGCCTTGCGCGTCAGGGCGGCGCCGTCCGGCCGGGCGTGCGAGCGGCTGTAGATCAGGGCGATTTCCAGCGGCAGCCACACCACATAGACGCCCTGCAGCGCCCAGGCCGCGAGGAACAGCCAAAAGTTCGGCGCGAACGCCACGCCCCAGGAGGCGGCGGCCGTCACCGCGGTGGAAGCCAGCAGCACCCGGCGGTGGCCGACCATGTCGCCCAGCTTGGCGAGCACCGGGACCACCAGGGCGCTGACCATCAGCTGCGCGGCCTCAAACCAGTTGACGTCGGCGTCGTGGATGCCCAGAAAACGGGCAATGTCCGTCAGCAGCGGCGTGTAATAGCCTTGCAGGACGCCGCTGGTCAGCTCCACCAGCACCAGGAATCCGACGACGGCGGCCGCCGTCGGCCCCGCCTGCAGCCCCGGCGGGGCCGGACGGACTTGACCTGGTTCCACGGGGAGCCTCCCGGCCTGGTGGTGGCACTGACGATGTCGCTTGATGAGCATCCTAGTATCCGCCGGTAATCCGCGTCGGCGGCGGCTGGGAACATAGTGGCACCCGCGCTGGTTGGACAGTATAATAGATGCAAACGTATATATCTCCGGCCGTCGCCGGGAGATGGAGGAACACACCATGCAGTTCGGAATATTCAGTGTTGGCGACATCACCATGGACCCCACCACGGGCCGCACCCCCACCGAGCATGAACGGCTCAAGGCAATCACCACCATCGCCAAGCACGCCGAGGACGTCGGCATGGACGTGTTTGCCACGGGCGAGCACCACAACCCGCCGTTCTACCCGAGTTCGCCCACCACCATCCTGGGCTACATCGCGGCACAGACGGAAAACATCATCCTCTGCACGAGCACGACGCTGATCACCACCAACGACCCCGTAAAAATCGCCGAGGACTTCGCCACCCTGCAGCACCTGGCCGAAGGCCGTACGGACATCGTCCTGGGCCGGGGGAACATGGGCGCCGTCTACCCCTGGTTCGGGAAGAACAACCAGGATTCCGTGGAGCTGACCGTGGAGAACTACGCCCTGCTGCGCCGCCTCTGGGACGAGGACGTGGTGAACTGGGAAGGCAAGTTCCGCACTCCGCTGCGCGGCTTCACCGCCACACCCCGCCCGCTCGACGGCGTGGCCCCCTTCGTGTGGCACGGCGCCATCCGCACGCCCCAGGTCGCCGAGATCGCGGCCTACTACGGCGACGGGTTCTTTGCCAACAACATCTTCTGGCCCAAGGAACACTACATCCAGCTGATCAACCTGTACCGCCAACGCTACGCCCACTACGGCCACGGCACCCCGGAGCAGGCCATCGTGGGCCTGGGCGGGCAGTTCTTCATCCGGAAGAACTCGCAGGACGCCGTCAACGAATTCCGCCCGTACTTCGACAACGCCCCGGTCTACGGCCACGGCCCGTCCATGGAGGACTTCACCGCCCAGACCCCGTTGACGGTGGGCAGCCCCGCGGAAATGATCGAAAAGACCCTGGCCTTCCGCGACTATTTCGGCGACTACCAGCGCCAGCTGTTCCTCGTGGACCATGCCGGGCTGCCGCTGAAGACCGTGCTGGAGCAGCTGGACCTGTTCGGCTCGGACGTGCTGCCCACGCTGCGCAAGGAGTTTGCGGCCAACCGCCCGTCCACCATTCCGGATGCCCCCACCTTTGCCGCGCGCAAGGCGGCCAAGGAAGCCAAGGCGGCGGCCGGCGTCGCACAGACCGCCGACATGACCGGCGGGACTGGCGCATGATGCCCGCCGCGGCACACCGCCGCCTGGCCACGGAAGCCTGGGAATCACTGCTGCGTTCGCAGGTGGCCGTGATGCGCGAACTCCACAAGGAGCCCATTTTCAAGAAGGTCGGCAGCCGGGAGTACGACGTCCTGTTCAACCTGTCGCGCTGCCCCACCGGCTGGCTGCGCCTGAACGAGCTCAACGACAACGTCCTGCTGACCCAGCCGAGCATCTCTCGCCTGGTGGAGCGGCTGGAGGCGCGCGGCCTGGTGCAACGCCGGACACCCGACGACGACCGGCGGGGCGTGTTGATCGGGCTCACCGAGGCGGGCGTGGCCCTGCAGAAAGAAGTAGGCCGGGCGCATGTGCAGAACATCATGCAGGTCATGGACGAGGGGCTGAACGAGGCCGAGATGCAGACGCTGCTGGAGCTGACGGGCAAGTTGCGGACCGCCGTGGCGGCCCGGAGCGGCCGCCCGATGCACGCGCCGGCGCCCGGCAACGTGGCACCGGGCAACGCCGCACCCGGCAACGTGGCGCCCGGCAGCGGAACGGTCAGCCCAGCGCCCTGAGCGAAGTGACCATATGCTGGATGTTCAGGTAGCCGCTGGTCCGCATGTAGGCCTGCGCGTCGGCGATGGTGGCAAAGGCACGCAGCCCCGCCGACCCGTCCAGTGCGCTGGTGAACTGTAGGACGTCGCCAAACATGTAGATGCCCAGCTTGTCCGACTGGACCGTGTTGTAGACCAGGCACGCCTTGCCGTCCGCGCCGGCCGCCTGGTCGGTGATGCCGTACGAGGCGTAGAACTGCGTGCCGCCTTGGATCACGCGGTAGACGAAGCGCGGGGCCACGGCGGCCGCGCTCTTGTTGTTCGATGGGATCTGCAGCGGGATGCTGGCGAGGACGGTGTACGGGCGCGCCGTCTTGGGCCGGCAGGCCCCGCCGAGCCCCGAGATGTGCGTTTGCAGGGTGGCCACGACGTCGCCGGAGGTGTCACGCACGTCCACGCGCAGGCTTTTGCCGGCCTTGCCCGGGACCAGCTGCGTGATCCAGTCCGCGGGCAGTTCGAAGCTGATATTCCGGTCCGGGTCCGTGTACGTCTTCCACTGTGCCGCGGTGGGCTCGGCGGTGGGGCCCGCCGATGCCGTGCCTGTGGCGCCTGCCGTTCCCATGGACGACGGCGCCGGGCCGG
This genomic stretch from Arthrobacter dokdonellae harbors:
- a CDS encoding MFS transporter; its protein translation is MEPGQVRPAPPGLQAGPTAAAVVGFLVLVELTSGVLQGYYTPLLTDIARFLGIHDADVNWFEAAQLMVSALVVPVLAKLGDMVGHRRVLLASTAVTAAASWGVAFAPNFWLFLAAWALQGVYVVWLPLEIALIYSRSHARPDGAALTRKAAGILVAGLEFGVIAGALAGGFIGAALPGRLWLTLMVPAIAVTLCFFVILLGVPESANRTGGRIDTLGLVLLSLALLLITAGLTFMRINGPGTWWAWAAVVLGIAALVPYTRHELGHHDPMVDIRLLRQASMWPVQLTAFLFGVSVLGAQAPLSTFARTDPATVGYGLGASSGLVSILIGVYVLGLLVGALLYPVVTRWTTPRLTLMAAALLVAVGYLLFLPFHGSMAEVLVNMVIAGIGSGALVAALPSAAAAAAPLTQTGMATGLTNATKTVGGAFASCIFGIALAGSALGSLTAGTGGAAAPLAGYMAVWAICGVTALVAAVSLWFVPKLAFGAALPA
- a CDS encoding MarR family winged helix-turn-helix transcriptional regulator, with the translated sequence MMPAAAHRRLATEAWESLLRSQVAVMRELHKEPIFKKVGSREYDVLFNLSRCPTGWLRLNELNDNVLLTQPSISRLVERLEARGLVQRRTPDDDRRGVLIGLTEAGVALQKEVGRAHVQNIMQVMDEGLNEAEMQTLLELTGKLRTAVAARSGRPMHAPAPGNVAPGNAAPGNVAPGSGTVSPAP
- a CDS encoding endonuclease domain-containing protein — translated: MAALDRLPEFFRTAPFTLDEARAAGSSYGQLCHRDVVTLSRGIKSLKNCADVPLALLTRPYTQVTGYAAASHATAFTIWQFPGFLPGATAPTIHISRQFPHASMRREGVSGHRTRLFSDEVTSLNGLWITTRSRTWLDCAHAMSLDELVIAADHLLRIPRPQYEGRDTPYATVPALTALLDSHHGMRGLVKARQALRLARVGCDSPPETRLRLAVVRAGLPEPRFNVAVQLAPGLERTPDQSYPDYKVAVEYDGATHADPAQVVKDVTREEDFARGGWKEVRIMKSHMANDAEEAVSKIRNALYDRGWRPSGDQ
- a CDS encoding LLM class flavin-dependent oxidoreductase, with the translated sequence MQFGIFSVGDITMDPTTGRTPTEHERLKAITTIAKHAEDVGMDVFATGEHHNPPFYPSSPTTILGYIAAQTENIILCTSTTLITTNDPVKIAEDFATLQHLAEGRTDIVLGRGNMGAVYPWFGKNNQDSVELTVENYALLRRLWDEDVVNWEGKFRTPLRGFTATPRPLDGVAPFVWHGAIRTPQVAEIAAYYGDGFFANNIFWPKEHYIQLINLYRQRYAHYGHGTPEQAIVGLGGQFFIRKNSQDAVNEFRPYFDNAPVYGHGPSMEDFTAQTPLTVGSPAEMIEKTLAFRDYFGDYQRQLFLVDHAGLPLKTVLEQLDLFGSDVLPTLRKEFAANRPSTIPDAPTFAARKAAKEAKAAAGVAQTADMTGGTGA